In Lentibacillus amyloliquefaciens, one DNA window encodes the following:
- the ispE gene encoding 4-(cytidine 5'-diphospho)-2-C-methyl-D-erythritol kinase: MVLFERAPAKINLSLDVLGKREDGFHEVEMIMTTVDLADRIELYDIADGRIEISTDNQYVPNDERNLAYRAALVFKNTYQLHRGVRINIRKNIPVSAGLGGGSSDAAAVLRGLNRMWSVGISEAELIELGSVLGSDVPFCITGYTALGTGHGEKIRTLASPPPCYVVLAKPNIGISTRHIFPKVNTDAISHPQTEAVIQSLAEKDFDKLCHHIGNALEDVTFPLYPEVKQLKDKMLQTGASGAMMSGSGPTIAGLTRHFSKAKRIYNGLRGFCNEVHIVQMLDRR, encoded by the coding sequence ATGGTTTTATTTGAACGGGCACCGGCGAAAATTAATTTATCACTTGATGTGCTGGGAAAACGTGAAGATGGTTTTCATGAAGTTGAAATGATTATGACAACTGTCGATTTAGCTGACAGGATTGAGCTATATGACATTGCTGATGGCAGAATTGAGATTTCCACCGATAACCAGTATGTCCCAAACGATGAACGTAATCTGGCGTATAGAGCTGCGCTTGTTTTTAAAAATACATATCAGCTGCATCGGGGAGTCCGTATCAATATCCGGAAAAATATCCCTGTTTCAGCAGGGCTCGGGGGCGGCAGCAGTGACGCAGCTGCTGTACTAAGGGGTCTTAACCGCATGTGGTCTGTTGGTATTTCGGAGGCCGAGCTCATCGAACTTGGCTCAGTGCTTGGCTCAGACGTGCCTTTCTGCATTACAGGCTACACCGCCCTAGGGACAGGCCATGGTGAAAAAATCCGTACGTTGGCTTCGCCTCCGCCATGTTACGTGGTGCTTGCCAAACCCAATATTGGCATTTCAACAAGGCATATTTTCCCCAAAGTTAACACGGATGCCATTTCGCATCCGCAAACAGAGGCGGTCATTCAATCACTGGCAGAAAAAGACTTTGACAAGTTATGCCACCATATCGGCAATGCTTTGGAAGATGTGACGTTCCCTTTATATCCGGAAGTGAAGCAACTTAAGGATAAAATGCTGCAGACAGGCGCGTCCGGTGCAATGATGAGCGGAAGCGGACCGACTATTGCGGGGCTTACCAGACATTTCAGCAAGGCGAAGCGTATTTATAATGGGCTGAGAGGATTTTGCAATGAGGTTCACATCGTTCAGATGCTTGATCGGCGCTAA
- the glmU gene encoding bifunctional UDP-N-acetylglucosamine diphosphorylase/glucosamine-1-phosphate N-acetyltransferase GlmU, whose product MAKRYAVILAAGKGTRMKSKLYKVLHPVLGRPMVQHVIDQLKPVKPDEMVTIVGHGADKVAEYIGEDSETVLQEEQLGTGHAVLQAEDLLKNQEGTTIVVCGDTPLITHETYQALCDHHEREGAKATILTAKAPDPGGYGRVIRDDQNQVKRIVEHKDASGNELLVDEINTGTYCFDNKALFEALHHVSNDNVQGEYYLPDVIEILQNRNEKVSAFQTADFEETLGINDRVALAQAEKSLKKRINEQHMRNGVTLIDPDNTYISPEVVIEADVLIHPGSVIKGKTTIKADAEIGPHSEVENCYVGEGTTLEQSVAKDSRIGDRVQIGPYSHIRPEAKIGNEAKIGNFVEVKKSSLGDKSKVSHLSYIGDADVGRNVNIGCGTITVNYDGKNKYLTTIDDDSFIGCNSNLVAPVTVGKGSYVAAGSTITKDVPEDALSIARSRQTNKEGYASRIKNQKKD is encoded by the coding sequence ATGGCGAAACGATATGCAGTTATTTTGGCTGCCGGAAAAGGTACCAGAATGAAGTCGAAACTATATAAAGTGCTTCATCCGGTTTTAGGCCGCCCGATGGTGCAGCACGTTATCGATCAATTAAAACCGGTCAAACCTGATGAAATGGTCACAATCGTCGGCCATGGCGCTGATAAGGTTGCCGAATATATTGGTGAGGACAGTGAAACGGTTTTACAGGAAGAACAATTGGGGACAGGCCATGCTGTACTGCAGGCTGAAGACCTTCTGAAAAATCAGGAGGGCACAACAATTGTTGTTTGTGGGGACACGCCATTGATTACTCATGAAACATATCAGGCTCTTTGCGATCACCATGAAAGAGAAGGAGCAAAAGCGACTATTTTAACCGCAAAAGCACCAGATCCCGGTGGGTACGGCAGAGTGATTCGTGATGATCAGAATCAAGTGAAGCGGATAGTTGAACATAAAGATGCATCCGGCAATGAACTGTTAGTCGATGAAATTAACACAGGGACCTACTGTTTTGATAACAAAGCCCTTTTCGAAGCATTACACCATGTATCAAATGACAATGTACAAGGTGAATATTATTTGCCGGACGTCATTGAAATTCTGCAAAATCGTAATGAGAAAGTCAGCGCGTTCCAGACAGCAGACTTTGAAGAAACGCTGGGTATTAATGACCGCGTCGCCCTGGCACAGGCAGAAAAATCGCTGAAAAAACGGATCAATGAACAACATATGCGAAACGGGGTCACACTTATAGACCCTGACAATACTTATATCAGTCCTGAGGTGGTCATTGAGGCAGATGTTTTAATTCATCCGGGTTCGGTTATTAAAGGAAAAACAACTATTAAAGCAGATGCTGAGATTGGACCGCATTCAGAAGTTGAAAATTGCTATGTCGGAGAAGGAACCACTCTCGAACAAAGTGTCGCAAAAGACAGCCGTATAGGTGATCGGGTGCAGATTGGACCTTATTCACATATCCGCCCTGAAGCAAAAATCGGCAACGAAGCAAAAATCGGCAACTTTGTTGAAGTGAAAAAATCGTCATTAGGTGACAAGAGTAAGGTTTCCCATTTAAGTTATATCGGAGACGCCGATGTCGGCCGTAATGTCAATATTGGCTGCGGTACGATTACAGTGAATTATGATGGAAAGAATAAGTATCTGACAACGATTGACGATGATTCATTTATCGGCTGCAATTCCAATTTAGTCGCTCCGGTAACGGTTGGAAAAGGATCTTATGTTGCTGCAGGGTCGACGATTACAAAAGATGTCCCTGAAGACGCATTATCGATTGCCCGTTCCAGACAAACAAATAAAGAAGGTTATGCTTCAAGAATCAAAAATCAAAAAAAGGACTAA
- the mfd gene encoding transcription-repair coupling factor, with protein MNGIHDFLRSNEDVSSVIDGISNGMNEQLVAGLSGSARSLFVSVLDESLKRPVLLVTHHLVQAQQLYDDLSTFIGEDHIHLYPVNELIASEIAIASPELKAQRIEALTEWSQKDSGILIAPVAALKRILPPTNYWKKYQLDFQTGEEVDVEVYLSRLVDMGYEHVSMVSTPGEFSRRGGIIDIYPVTETHPVRIELFDDEIDSIRHFDAESQRSLEKQQAIRVDPATEMLLTDEDRLRAAQRLEAALAESLKKLKDPEAKETLAESIEYDIERLKNLEHFQELYKYIGFLYDEPASLLDYLPANGLVILDEMSRIQETATSLDAEESEWYSTLLEANKMVRGSHFSFDWNTVWDNITPQRVYMSVFLRHIPNTQPQNIINLSTRTMQEFHGQMNLFQNELKRWEKSDFSVVVLAPNEQRAEKIHSIFMDYGIEADVISELELPVKRPTITVGEVSNGIEFPMHKLVLITENELFKKKTKRPRKKQKISNAERIKNYQELKVGDFVVHAHHGIGKYLGIETLEMNGLHKDFMLIKYSGDDKLYVPIDQIDLVQKFVASEGKEPKLYKLGGSEWAKVKRKVQSNVEDIADDLIELYAERQARQGYAFTKGTELQEEFEAAFPYEETEDQERCIAEIKADMEMERPMDRLLCGDVGYGKTEVAIRAAFKAVADGKQVAILVPTTILAQQHYETIQERFQDQAVTISMLSRFRTRSQQKETIEGIRKGKVDIVIGTHRLLSKDVTYRDLGLLVVDEEQRFGVKHKEKIKQLKSNVDVLTLTATPIPRTLHMSMLGVRDLSIIETPPENRFPIQTYVMEYNPVFVREAIEREMARGGQVFFLHNRVDNIDKIARDLGMLVGDARIAVAHGQMNETELENIVFAFLEGEYDVLVSTTIIETGVDIPNVNTLIVNQADRMGLSQLYQLRGRVGRSNRVAYAYFTYQKDKVLSEVAEKRLEAIKEFTELGSGFKIAMRDLSIRGTGDLLGAQQHGFIDSVGFDMYSQMLKDAIEARQSGKQLDEIETFEPELSLSTDAYIPDSYIDDEKQKIDIYKQFQAIASEDDILELKDELIDRFGDYPEEVGNLFTVSSLKRLAKQERVESISEKAGKIEILVSTHRSQEVDGSKLFELANQFGREIQLGTEGKKLKVLVKWSKNTKHQRYEVLENFISQLSQVDRETAG; from the coding sequence ATGAACGGAATACATGATTTTTTACGGTCGAATGAAGATGTGTCATCAGTCATAGACGGCATATCAAATGGTATGAATGAACAGCTTGTGGCAGGGCTATCAGGATCTGCCAGAAGCCTTTTTGTGTCTGTTTTGGATGAATCTTTAAAAAGGCCAGTTTTGCTTGTAACGCATCATCTTGTCCAAGCACAGCAGCTCTATGATGACCTGTCAACATTTATAGGTGAGGATCATATTCATCTGTATCCGGTCAATGAACTGATCGCATCAGAAATCGCGATAGCCAGTCCGGAACTGAAAGCCCAGCGGATTGAGGCATTGACAGAGTGGTCACAAAAAGATTCAGGCATATTGATCGCCCCTGTCGCAGCTTTGAAGCGAATACTGCCGCCGACTAATTACTGGAAGAAATATCAGCTGGATTTTCAGACAGGTGAAGAAGTCGATGTCGAAGTGTACTTGTCGCGCCTGGTCGATATGGGATACGAACATGTCTCAATGGTTTCAACTCCAGGGGAATTCAGCCGCCGCGGAGGTATTATTGATATCTATCCGGTGACCGAAACGCATCCGGTACGCATCGAATTATTTGATGACGAAATTGACTCCATTCGTCACTTTGATGCTGAAAGCCAGCGATCATTAGAGAAACAGCAGGCTATTAGGGTTGACCCCGCAACAGAAATGCTGTTGACGGATGAAGACAGATTGAGAGCTGCTCAGCGTCTGGAGGCGGCATTGGCTGAATCACTGAAAAAATTGAAAGATCCGGAAGCGAAAGAAACGCTCGCCGAGTCCATCGAATATGATATCGAGCGGTTAAAGAATCTTGAGCATTTCCAGGAATTGTATAAATATATTGGCTTTCTTTATGATGAGCCTGCTAGTCTGCTAGATTATTTGCCCGCAAATGGTCTGGTCATTCTTGATGAAATGAGCAGAATCCAGGAAACGGCAACAAGTCTTGATGCAGAAGAGTCAGAATGGTACAGCACACTTTTGGAAGCAAATAAAATGGTCCGGGGCAGCCATTTCTCATTTGATTGGAACACCGTATGGGATAATATCACACCACAACGCGTTTATATGTCCGTCTTTTTGCGGCATATTCCGAATACCCAACCCCAAAATATCATTAATTTATCGACCCGGACGATGCAGGAATTCCATGGGCAGATGAATTTGTTTCAGAATGAGCTTAAACGCTGGGAAAAGAGCGATTTTTCAGTCGTGGTCCTGGCTCCGAATGAACAACGGGCTGAAAAAATTCACTCGATTTTCATGGATTATGGAATTGAAGCAGATGTAATCAGCGAACTCGAATTGCCAGTAAAAAGACCGACGATAACAGTCGGTGAAGTCAGCAATGGCATTGAATTTCCGATGCATAAACTCGTGCTGATTACTGAAAATGAACTGTTTAAAAAGAAAACAAAAAGACCGCGTAAAAAACAAAAGATATCAAATGCTGAACGGATTAAAAATTATCAGGAATTAAAAGTGGGCGACTTCGTAGTTCATGCCCATCACGGCATCGGAAAATATTTAGGCATTGAAACACTTGAAATGAATGGTCTGCATAAAGATTTTATGCTGATTAAATACTCCGGTGATGATAAATTATACGTACCAATTGACCAGATCGATCTCGTTCAGAAGTTTGTGGCTTCCGAGGGAAAAGAGCCAAAACTTTATAAATTGGGCGGCAGTGAATGGGCAAAAGTCAAACGGAAAGTCCAGTCCAATGTGGAAGATATTGCAGATGATCTGATTGAGCTCTATGCTGAGCGTCAGGCAAGGCAAGGTTATGCCTTTACTAAAGGAACAGAGCTGCAGGAAGAGTTTGAAGCGGCTTTTCCATATGAAGAAACCGAGGACCAGGAGCGTTGTATTGCTGAGATCAAAGCAGACATGGAAATGGAGCGCCCAATGGATCGCTTGCTTTGTGGTGATGTTGGCTACGGGAAGACGGAAGTGGCGATCAGGGCTGCTTTTAAAGCTGTAGCCGATGGCAAACAAGTGGCTATTCTGGTTCCGACAACTATCCTCGCTCAGCAGCACTATGAAACCATCCAGGAAAGGTTTCAGGACCAGGCTGTCACGATCAGTATGCTGAGCCGATTCCGCACGCGAAGCCAGCAAAAAGAAACCATTGAAGGCATCCGAAAAGGAAAAGTCGACATTGTAATTGGAACACACCGTCTATTGTCAAAGGATGTGACTTATCGTGATTTGGGCCTTCTCGTCGTGGATGAGGAGCAGCGGTTCGGTGTTAAGCATAAGGAGAAGATTAAACAGCTGAAATCAAATGTTGACGTTCTGACTTTGACAGCTACACCAATTCCAAGAACACTGCATATGTCGATGCTCGGTGTTCGGGACCTGTCGATCATCGAAACACCTCCGGAAAACCGTTTTCCGATTCAGACGTACGTCATGGAGTATAATCCGGTTTTTGTAAGGGAAGCCATTGAGCGTGAGATGGCGCGGGGAGGACAGGTTTTCTTCCTCCATAACCGGGTGGACAATATTGATAAAATAGCCAGAGATCTTGGCATGCTTGTTGGAGACGCGCGTATAGCTGTCGCCCATGGTCAGATGAATGAAACCGAATTAGAGAATATCGTTTTTGCCTTTTTAGAAGGGGAGTATGATGTTTTGGTCAGTACGACAATTATTGAAACAGGTGTTGATATTCCAAACGTCAATACATTAATTGTCAATCAGGCTGATCGAATGGGGCTCAGTCAGCTTTATCAGTTAAGGGGAAGAGTCGGCCGTTCCAATCGGGTTGCCTATGCTTATTTCACTTATCAAAAAGATAAAGTGCTGAGTGAAGTCGCGGAAAAACGGCTCGAGGCGATTAAGGAATTCACGGAACTGGGATCCGGCTTCAAAATTGCTATGCGCGACTTGTCCATCCGCGGTACTGGGGATTTGCTTGGTGCCCAGCAGCACGGCTTCATTGATTCAGTCGGTTTTGACATGTATTCGCAAATGCTCAAAGACGCTATTGAAGCCCGACAATCAGGCAAACAGCTTGATGAAATTGAAACGTTTGAGCCGGAATTGTCACTGTCGACTGATGCTTATATTCCGGATTCATATATTGACGATGAAAAACAAAAGATTGATATTTACAAACAGTTTCAAGCAATCGCTTCAGAGGATGATATCTTAGAACTTAAGGATGAGCTGATCGACCGTTTCGGTGATTATCCGGAAGAAGTGGGGAATTTGTTTACTGTTTCATCCCTCAAACGGCTTGCTAAACAAGAACGTGTTGAATCAATCAGCGAAAAAGCAGGTAAAATAGAAATACTTGTGAGCACTCATCGCAGTCAGGAAGTGGACGGATCGAAATTATTTGAACTAGCCAATCAGTTCGGGCGGGAAATACAGCTTGGAACAGAAGGTAAAAAATTGAAGGTGCTGGTTAAATGGTCAAAAAACACCAAGCATCAGCGGTATGAAGTACTCGAAAACTTTATCAGCCAATTATCCCAAGTTGACCGGGAAACAGCAGGTTAG
- a CDS encoding small, acid-soluble spore protein, alpha/beta type — protein sequence MARRGGAMSDHLKEEIAKELGFYDTVQKEGWGGIKAKDAGNMVKRAIEMAEQNMK from the coding sequence ATGGCGCGACGCGGTGGTGCAATGTCAGATCATTTGAAAGAGGAAATTGCCAAAGAGTTAGGTTTTTACGACACTGTACAAAAGGAAGGCTGGGGCGGCATCAAAGCGAAAGATGCCGGTAACATGGTGAAACGAGCAATTGAAATGGCCGAGCAAAACATGAAGTAA
- a CDS encoding anti-sigma-F factor Fin family protein produces the protein MAIVYKCRHCSQEIGKLDQQMVDSSMLGLDQLSSEDKRDMISYEANGDITIKSICESCEESLGSHPQYHELDYFIQ, from the coding sequence ATGGCGATTGTCTACAAGTGCAGACATTGCAGCCAGGAAATTGGGAAACTGGACCAGCAAATGGTTGATTCATCAATGCTCGGATTGGATCAGTTATCAAGTGAGGATAAACGTGATATGATTAGCTATGAAGCAAATGGTGATATAACAATCAAGTCCATCTGTGAAAGCTGTGAAGAATCGTTAGGCAGTCATCCGCAGTATCACGAACTGGACTATTTTATACAGTGA
- a CDS encoding 50S ribosomal protein L25/general stress protein Ctc — MAVTLKAAKREDLTKSATKQIRTNGDVPSVVYGKEEDSKAIFVNSTELVKTVRDEGRNAIISLDIEGEKPVDVMLHEYQTEPLKDEVIHADFYIVNMKQEMDVTVSLNLDGEPVGVKDGGVLQQPMYELQVRAKPADIPEVISVDVNKLEIGDTITVADLPKADLYEINEDEDTTVATVVPPDTVEDLEGEESDEGAEPELVGAEEDEGKSE; from the coding sequence ATGGCAGTAACATTAAAGGCAGCAAAACGCGAAGATCTGACAAAGTCTGCAACAAAGCAAATCAGGACGAATGGCGATGTGCCATCAGTTGTTTATGGTAAGGAGGAAGACTCTAAAGCCATTTTTGTTAATAGCACCGAATTAGTCAAAACGGTAAGAGATGAAGGCAGAAACGCAATCATCTCACTTGATATCGAAGGTGAGAAGCCTGTAGACGTCATGCTTCATGAATATCAGACTGAACCGTTGAAAGACGAAGTGATTCATGCAGATTTCTATATCGTCAACATGAAACAGGAAATGGACGTAACAGTATCACTTAACCTTGACGGTGAACCTGTTGGTGTTAAAGATGGCGGCGTTCTGCAGCAGCCGATGTATGAATTGCAGGTACGTGCTAAACCGGCGGATATTCCAGAAGTCATTTCTGTTGACGTCAACAAGTTGGAGATCGGTGATACGATAACCGTTGCTGATTTGCCAAAAGCTGACCTCTATGAAATCAATGAAGACGAAGATACAACAGTTGCAACCGTTGTACCGCCAGACACAGTAGAAGATCTTGAAGGTGAAGAGTCAGACGAAGGAGCAGAACCGGAATTGGTTGGCGCCGAAGAGGACGAAGGAAAAAGCGAATAA
- the spoVG gene encoding septation regulator SpoVG has protein sequence MEVTDVRLRRVNTEGRMRAIASITMDEEFVVHDIRVIDGNNGLFVAMPSKRTPDGEFRDIAHPINSNTRGKIQDAVLEEYHRAGEQEEKYEEAGAS, from the coding sequence ATGGAGGTAACTGACGTTAGACTACGCCGCGTGAACACAGAGGGGAGAATGCGAGCAATTGCTTCGATTACCATGGATGAAGAATTTGTGGTTCATGATATTCGGGTGATTGACGGCAATAATGGTTTGTTTGTGGCTATGCCTTCCAAGCGGACCCCTGATGGTGAGTTCAGGGATATTGCTCACCCTATCAATTCTAATACTCGCGGTAAGATTCAGGATGCAGTATTAGAAGAATATCATCGCGCCGGTGAACAAGAGGAGAAATATGAAGAAGCCGGTGCATCTTAA
- the purR gene encoding pur operon repressor: protein MKRSDRLVSLTNYFLENPKKHTSLPYFSEKYGAAKSSVSEDLDIVDRVMQEEGFGHLQTNPGASGGVSFIPGFSGENANVFINELCTTLQDPSRILPGGYLYMSDLLGDPKMVNKIGRVLASAFSDMEIDAVMTVATKGIPLAYAAASVLNVPVIIVRRDPRVTEGSSVSINYVSGSSRKIQTMVLPTRSLQEGANVCIIDDFMKAGGTINGMISLLKEFNANVGAIGVLAEADDEEDERVVENYTSLVKITNVDMKQKTIEVHPGNFSKNR from the coding sequence ATGAAAAGAAGTGATCGATTAGTATCGTTAACGAATTATTTTTTGGAAAATCCTAAGAAACATACATCTCTGCCATATTTCAGTGAAAAATATGGTGCGGCAAAATCTTCTGTCAGTGAAGATCTTGATATTGTTGACCGGGTAATGCAGGAAGAAGGTTTTGGTCACTTGCAGACAAATCCCGGGGCATCAGGCGGTGTCAGCTTTATCCCCGGCTTTTCCGGGGAAAATGCGAATGTGTTTATCAATGAGCTTTGCACAACGTTACAGGACCCGTCTCGTATCCTTCCCGGCGGTTATTTATATATGAGTGATTTGCTGGGTGACCCGAAAATGGTTAACAAAATTGGCCGTGTCTTAGCGTCAGCTTTCTCTGATATGGAGATAGATGCGGTTATGACTGTCGCCACAAAGGGTATCCCCCTTGCTTATGCTGCTGCATCGGTTTTGAACGTTCCCGTTATTATTGTAAGACGGGATCCCAGAGTGACAGAAGGATCATCTGTCAGCATCAATTATGTTTCAGGTTCATCACGGAAAATCCAGACGATGGTTCTGCCGACAAGAAGCCTGCAGGAAGGTGCCAACGTTTGTATTATAGATGATTTTATGAAAGCAGGCGGAACGATTAATGGCATGATAAGTCTCTTGAAAGAATTCAATGCCAATGTGGGAGCCATCGGTGTACTCGCGGAAGCAGATGACGAAGAAGATGAACGTGTCGTTGAGAATTATACCTCCCTGGTGAAGATCACTAACGTGGATATGAAGCAAAAAACAATTGAAGTCCATCCTGGAAATTTTTCTAAAAACCGTTAA
- a CDS encoding ribose-phosphate diphosphokinase, whose product MGSSYKDPMLKVFSLNSNRDLAQDIAEHIGTTLGECTVATFSDGEIQINIEESVRGKDVYVVQSTSAPVNQHLMELLIMIDALKRASAKSINIVMPYYGYARQDRKARSREPITSKLIADLLETAGADRMITLDLHAPQIQGFFNVPIDHLQGVPILANHFEKMEFDDIIVVSPDHGGVTRARKMADYLKAPIGIIDKRRPRPNVSEVMNIVGNIEGKTAILIDDIIDTAGTITAAANALVENGAKEVYACCTHPVLSGPALQRINDSEIKELVVTNSIPLTEERKNGKVTELSVAPLIGEAITRVHELKSVSILFD is encoded by the coding sequence ATGGGATCAAGCTATAAAGATCCAATGCTGAAGGTGTTTTCACTGAATTCAAACCGGGATCTGGCTCAGGATATTGCCGAACACATTGGGACAACATTAGGAGAATGTACAGTAGCCACTTTTAGTGACGGAGAAATTCAGATTAATATTGAGGAGAGCGTCCGCGGAAAAGATGTGTACGTTGTTCAATCAACCTCAGCCCCGGTTAATCAGCATCTGATGGAACTGTTGATTATGATTGATGCGCTGAAGCGTGCTTCGGCCAAGTCCATCAATATTGTTATGCCGTATTATGGTTATGCCAGACAGGACCGGAAAGCACGTTCAAGAGAACCGATAACTTCAAAGCTTATTGCCGACCTTCTTGAAACGGCCGGTGCCGACCGGATGATAACGCTCGATTTACACGCACCACAAATTCAAGGTTTCTTCAATGTCCCAATTGATCATCTGCAAGGTGTACCAATATTGGCGAATCATTTTGAGAAAATGGAGTTTGACGATATTATCGTCGTTTCCCCGGACCACGGCGGTGTGACCCGGGCAAGAAAGATGGCGGACTATTTGAAGGCACCGATTGGAATCATTGATAAACGCCGTCCGCGTCCGAATGTTTCAGAAGTGATGAATATTGTCGGGAATATCGAAGGGAAGACAGCCATCCTGATTGATGATATCATTGATACAGCAGGTACAATTACTGCGGCTGCCAACGCGTTGGTGGAAAACGGTGCGAAAGAAGTTTATGCATGCTGTACTCACCCTGTTTTATCAGGCCCTGCACTGCAGCGTATTAACGATTCCGAAATCAAGGAATTGGTTGTTACGAATTCCATCCCGCTTACCGAAGAACGAAAGAACGGTAAAGTCACCGAGTTATCTGTTGCACCGCTGATTGGTGAAGCAATAACCCGTGTTCATGAACTGAAATCCGTAAGCATTTTGTTTGACTAA
- the pth gene encoding aminoacyl-tRNA hydrolase — MKCIVGLGNPGKKYSKTRHNVGFMVVEKIADRHNWKLKKDKFNGKSTVETLDGEKIVLLKPQTFMNLSGESVRPLLDFYQIDPEDVLVIYDDLDLPAGKIRLRQKGGHGGHNGIRSIIDHAGTKEFKRLRIGIGRPLAAMPVVDYVLKPFSKEQQEDVATSIEKSADACETWIQKPFDVVMNDFNT, encoded by the coding sequence ATGAAATGTATCGTTGGGCTGGGAAATCCAGGGAAAAAATACAGCAAAACACGGCATAATGTCGGCTTTATGGTTGTTGAGAAAATAGCTGACCGTCATAATTGGAAATTAAAAAAAGATAAATTTAATGGTAAATCAACGGTGGAGACCCTTGATGGAGAAAAGATTGTCCTGTTAAAACCACAGACATTTATGAATCTTTCGGGTGAATCGGTTCGGCCATTATTGGATTTTTATCAAATAGATCCGGAAGATGTTCTTGTCATCTATGATGATCTTGATTTGCCGGCCGGTAAAATTCGTTTACGTCAAAAAGGCGGTCACGGTGGTCATAACGGTATTCGTTCCATTATTGATCATGCAGGTACCAAAGAATTCAAACGCTTGCGCATCGGCATAGGCAGACCTCTTGCAGCCATGCCTGTTGTTGATTATGTATTAAAGCCATTCTCAAAGGAGCAGCAGGAAGATGTTGCCACAAGCATTGAAAAAAGTGCTGATGCATGTGAAACATGGATTCAGAAGCCATTTGATGTCGTGATGAACGACTTTAACACCTAA